TATATATCCCAAAGCATTGAGGTCGGAAACCTCAGGGAGATTAATGTGGTTTTAGAAGAAGACCTCCAGACGCTGGACGAGGTCGTGGTTGTGGGGTATGGGGTTATGAAACGCCGCGACTTGACAGGAGCCGTATCTTCAGTGAAAGCCGCCGACATTGAAAAAGTTGCGTCAAGCAATGCGATGCAGGCGCTACAAGCACAAGTGCCCGGGCTAGACATTACCCAAAACGACGGGCAGGCGGGTTCAGCACTTTCAATGACGGTACGAGGAACCCGCTCCATTTCGGCAAGTAACAGTCCTTTGGTTTTAGTTGACGGCGTTGAATACGGTTCCACCATCGATATCAACGCCTCGGACATTGTATCCATTGATGTACTCAAAGATGCCGCTTCAACAGCAATTTATGGGACAAAAGGGGCCAACGGGGTTATCATCATTACGACCAAGCGGGGAGAAAAAGGTAAAACGCGTGTTAATTTCAATTCTTACCTTTCTTCAAATATCGCCACGAGTTACGCAAAACCCTTGTTTGGCGTAAAAGAGGTACAAGCATGGGTAGATAAGGAAAACTACGCAAAAGACCTGGCATCGGGAAATTGGGGCACGTCGAATCTACAGCCGACCGATCTCGACGCCATGAACCAGATTCCGGATAATTTGCCAGATGGCCAGCAATTCACTACCGGCGACATTTATGCATCGGGGAACTATGTAGACTGGCTCGACCACATCCTTCAAGGTGGACTGACACAAAATTACGATATCTCCGTTTCGGGGGGATCAGAAAAAACCAATTTCAGCCTTTCGTTGGGCATGATGAACGAGCAAGGATTACTGAAAGGAGATGAGATGACCCGTTACAACGGTAAAATCACCCTTGACCATGCCATCAACAAATATGTGAAGGTAGGAGCCAATATCATGTATGCCCTGCGCAGTCAGGATTCACGCAATTCAAGCGTATTCGGACAGGCATTGAAGATGACCTCGGTTTCACGCGCTTACAATGAAGACGGGTCACTGGTCTATACACCCAACGCACTCTATAAAGCGCACGTTTCGCCGTTAGCAGATGATGTAGAGGGTGTTTGGAGTAAGAACAACCAAAGTACAAGGTTCTTCGGCAACGTTTATGGTGAAGTCAGTCCAGTCAAAGGATTACTGTTCAGAACCATGATCAATCTCAGCAGACGCAACGGCCGTGTAGGCAATTACAACGACTACATGAGTGTGGCAAACTACCAGTCACCCAAAACAACCATGTCTTTGGAATACAGCATGAATACCAGCTATGTATGGGATAACACGTTGACATATAACACAAAAATCGACATGCACGAGATTACGGCCATGGTTGGCACAAGTGCGCAACAAAGCATAAGCGAAGGCATGAGCGCGTCGGGACAGGCAGGGATTGAACACTACTACGCCAGTTCCTTCTACGACATTTCGAAAGTCGGGATGGTAACACCCTCCAGTAGCTATACCAAAACGTCACAGTTATCGTTCTTCGGGCGTGCCGTTTATACTTACGCGGACAAATACACCTTGATGGCGACCATGCGCCGCGACGGTAATTCAACACTCTCTGCGGGTAACAACAAATGGGGAAATTTCCCCTCCGTCGGGGCAAACTGGCGCATCAATGAGGAACATTTTATGGAAGGGACAAAGGATTGGATGTCAAACCTGAAAATACGGGCAACATGGGGTATCAGTGGTAACCCGGCAGTGGATGCTTACGGAACCTTGCCAAATCTGAGCAGTCAAGCCCTCTATTATTATTACGGCGGCTCCGACAGCAAAGCAGGCTATCTGCCTTCTAAAATGGGAAACCCGAATTTGAAATGGGAAACGACCAAAGCTTCCAACTTCGGTCTCGATTTCGGATTCCTGAAAAACCGCATTTCGGGAAGCGTAGACTACTATATTACGCATACCGACGATTTGATTTATCTGAAGACCGCACCGGCATCTTCCGTATTCCCATCGGTAATGTCAAACGTGGGATCCACCAAGGGTAGCGGGCTGGAGATCGCCATAAATACCACCCCTGTGCTGACAAAAAATTTTACATGGAACGCTAATTTCTCTTATTCAACCAGTACCGACGAAGTAGTTTACCTGACTGATGGACTTAACCGCAATATTGTGGGCACAGGCGGGCAAATTGTAGGAGAACCTGTCAATATTTTTTATAATTACAAAGCCGAGGGTACATGGAACGTAGGCGAATGGGAAGAATACCAAACCGCTTGGGAAGCACGCCATCCGGGCGAATCAATGGAATACATGAATGGTTACGGCACGCCCGGGACTATCAAAGTGGCCGATCTCGACGACAACGGTAAAATTGACGACAATGACAAGATCGTGTACAACCGTTCTCCTAAACATATCTTTGGCATGAACAATACAGTTACCTATAAGAATCTCTCGCTTTCGGTGCAACTGTATGCACGCCTCGGCGGATATATGAGTTACGGACTGAACGGACAGATGTACTTCGAACCGCAATGGCAAAACTGGGGCGATTTGGATTACTGGATTCCTGATGGCAAAAGCCACCGCTTTCCGAATCCTGGCGCAACCACAGACCCTTACAAGAGTGTCAATACAACTTATGCCTCCGCGCTGCTCTACGAAAAGGCTGATTTCTTCAAGATAAAAGATATCACACTGACATACAACTTGCCCAAAACATGGATCAGCAATCTGCATATCGACAATGTGCGGATCTATGGGCAATTGAAGAACTATCTGACGTGGAGCAAAGTGGGTGACGGTTACGATTCCGAACGTGGAGGATCCACCTCTTTCCCGTTGGCCAAACAGGCTGTTATCGGATTAAATATCCAATTCTGATCATCTAATAAAATGAAAATAATTATGAAAAATAAATTTGCTATCTTTATGATAATCGTTGCACTTACCAGTGCGCTCACGATGCTTTCCTGTTCCGATTTTCTGGAAGAGGATAATAAGACCGGGCAGACAGCGGACCTGACCTATTCCACCAAATCAGGGATCGAGGGTTTGTTGAACTCATGTTACACTTTCGCTCGCGGATTTTACGGTAAAGAAGCAGGTGTGGGATTTACGGAGGGAGGTACCGACCTCTTTTATCCCGGTCAGGACAACAAACAAACCTCATTGGTAAACTACCTGCTTACCCCTGAAACCTTTGAACCGTCGCTGGCTTCGTCAAAAGCAAACAATCCTTGCCTCGACCAGTATTGGGAACTGTTTTACACCGGCGTGGACGCCTGCAACAACGCACTGAAGTATATCCCCTTATGTCCGGCGATCGACGACAGATACAAGCAACAGTTGATGGGAGAAGCGTATTTCCTCAAAGCGTTTTATAATTTCCACATCGTGAATATATGGGGAGACGCGCCTTACAATGACGCAGCCATCGAAGAAACAACCACTGCCCCCACGCGAGAAGACGAAACCGTAATTTACGACAAGATACTGGCGGATTTGGGACTCTCCATTGCGGCATTTGAAACGGCTGATTACAAGAAAAAAGAAGGAAAGGCCGATTATTGGGCAGCCAAAGCATTCCGCGCGCGCGTATTGCTTTACAAGGCATCATGGCTGAAAGACAATGCCTCTTACGCATTGGCCAAACAAGATGCGGAAGATGTCATCAATAGTGGCAACTTCTCTTTTTACGATGACTACGCAGAAACATGGTATATGGAAAACGAAGACGTGTCCTTGAACAAGGAAGCCATCTTCGGCATTACCTACTCCTCGGACCTTAAAACCTCTGTGAACTGCATTCCCAAACGTTACCGCACCGATTCCGACGGCAACGCGATGGATTATGCCGAACAACTTACCCGCACAGGTTATTCACGTGGCGGTAGTGCCATGTTGCTGATGTTCGTCTCTCTCTGGAATAATGGATGTCCCGATATCTCCAGCGATATCTTCAAACGTGTGACGAAACAGGATGGAAGTAATAATGTAATAAGCGGGGTGGATATCTCCTGGTATTCACGCTATGGCCGTGGTTTCACACGCTACCTTCCTTCGCTCTACCTGTGGCAGACCCTCGAAAAATACCGTGCTACCGACCAACGTACCGACGCCACCCTGCTCTCAGCTTATACCATCGTTCCCGGTCTTGAAGGTAAGTCCAAGTATTACAAGCAAATGACCGATACGGCTATTTACTACAGCCCTTTGAATGGAGATTCGCCTGAAGGGCGGGCATTACAGGAATGGGCAAAGAACAGGTACCGCCTGCAGTTCGCATACGGCGGGGAAATCCCGGTCTATTCGTCGGGAGACCCCGCATCGGCAATTCCTACATCCGCGGCAGTCCCTACCTCAAGTGTCTATAACGATGACCGTTATAACAATACAAAAATCGGGGGAAAAACATCATATCCGGGCATTAAAAAATTTCTGGATTGGTTTGATACAAAAGACGCTGACGTGGATTACCTCACACATGATATTTCCTATCGCGATGCCGTGGTCATCCGTTTGGCGGAAATGTATCTCATCAAAGCCGAGTGCGAACTGGCTACAGGAGGAAACGCCCTGAGTACAATTAATCAGCTTCGTGCCGTTCGAGCCATTGAAGGCAAGGACAACAGCCGTAAAGGCACTTTGACCATTGACGATATCCTGGAGGAACGCGCCATCGAACTCTGCGGTGAACAACAACGATGGTTCGACCTGAAACGCACCGGCAAACTAGTCGAATACGTAAAAGCACGCAACAAACTGGCTGCCGACAACATTGCAAATTTCCATGTATATAGGCCGATACCACAAATACAAATGGATGCAATCACAAATCCCGGCGAGTTCAAACAAAATGAAGGTTATAATTAGCAAAGGGATATAAGATAATATACATTTAATCAGCAACTTATCCCAAATACATGAGTTAAAGAGCAAAGTGCTGACGCAAATGTTCGCACTTTGCTCTTCTTTATGAGGAGCATCCTCTTTACGTTAGTTCGACCTAAGCAAAAGTCTACATATCTTTTTTAAAAATGTCATTTAGCATATATGACTTTTTGTATTCGCTGGGTGTCATATTAAATTTCTTTTTAAAGCATTTGGTGAAATATTTGGCGTCATTCATACCAACTTTGTAGGCAACCTCCTTTATGGTATAGTCCCCGTTTTGGAGAAGTTCTGCCGCATGTTGCATCAAAAAGTCCCGTACATATTCGATAGGTGCCAACCCTGTAAGCCCTTTTAGTTTCTTAAAGAATACCGTACGGCTCATACCCATTTCCACAGCCATATCTTCTATTACAAAATCATTGTCACCCAAATGTTTCTCAATAAAAGAGTTGACAGATCGGATAAAGTCAATATCTTTCTCATTGACAGGCGTATTGGCGACGTTTTCTTTCCTTAACGGAATTTGGGATGTTACATTGGCCCTGTTCCTGTAATATTTCTGTAACTCGTATCTCCGTTGCAACAGGTTTTTCACCCTCACTTTGAAATAAGAGACGCTGAAAGGCTTGGTAATGTACTCATCTGCACCATGTTCAAATCCATCCAGTTTACTGTCCAATGTAGTTTTTGCTGTTAGGAGCAGGAAGAGCACATGGCTTGTCAGGACATTTTTCCGTATATTCCCCAGGAACTCGATACCATTAATTTCAGGCATCATAATATCACTTACAATAAAATCAGGGATAAGCTCCAATGCTTTTTCAAAACCCTCTTTTCCATTCGAGGCTTCATGTACTTCGTATTCATCTTCGAGGATGGACCGGATAAATTGCCGGAGATCCTCATCATCTTCCACGAGCAGTACGCAGGGGGTATCACTGATCTCTTCGTGGACTTGCGTGAATTCATCAGCAACTACCTGCAAACCTTTGGTTTCGTCTGACAACATGGAACCGGAAGTCTCGTCAATGATCACATCGGCTCCAAAATGGGAAGTGCCTGTTTTAAACAAAATGGTAAAAGTGCTCCCCTTCTGCTCATCACTCTCCACTACTATCCTGGCCCGGTGTTTATCGGCCATCTCTTTCACGATAGACAACCCTATCCCGGTACTGGGTTTACTTGGATCTTCATTAAAGGACTCAAATCTTCTGAACAGCCGCTCCTGTTTATCTTTCGAAATACCGATCCCCGTATCTTTTATCCGTATGGCGACCTCACTGTTTTCATTGTATACAGATACCCGGATGGTTCTTCCGGAAGGAGTATATTTAAAAGCATTGGAAAGCAGGTTGACAATAATCTTTTCCACTGCCTCCGTATCAATCCATACCGTTTGAATACCGGCTCTGTTTTCGAAACTATAATCGATTCCTTTTATCTCTGCATTTTTGATATAATTGCCATATATATTTTCCACAAAAGAGGCTATTTCCACTTTGCTCACCTTTAGCGGCGATTGTTCCATCTTTTGGAAGTCGAGGATCTGGTTCACCATTTTCAGCAACCTATTGGTGTTTTTCGACACAAGCGAAAGTTGATCTTTTACCGGTTGCGGTGTGGTTTTACTTTGTAACAGGTTTTCGATAGGGGAGACGATCATTGTCAACGGAGTGCGTATCTCGTGCGAAATATTGGTAAAGAAGCGTGTTTTGATCTCCGACTCCTGCTTCTCCAGCACGATCTTGTTCCGCATTTTATAAAATGTGTAGAGTATTTTGAACGTGACATATAAAAGCAGGATTATCACCAAAGTGTAAATAAGATAAGCCCATCCGGTGGCCCAAAACGGGGGTAATACCTCAATGGAGAGCATCCTCTCGTTGTCGGCCCATACCCCGTCACTGTTGGTCGACTTCACACGGAACAGGTATTTTCCCCGCGAGAGGTTAGTGTAATTGGCAGTCCGTTGATTGCCGGAAAAGATCCACTCTTTGTCGAATCCTTCCATTTTGTACATATAGAGTATATTTTCAGGATCAGTATAGTCCAATGCAGCGAAATCAATACTGATAAAATTCTGGTTATGTTTAAGGACAAGATTATCCGACTCGTCGATATTTTGTTTGAGAAGCCCGTCAGGGGAAACCGGAACATTCCGGTTGAACAGCTTGAATTGTACTAACGCAAGATAGGGATTGAAAGTATTGTTTTTCACTTCCCGGGGATCAAACACCACCATTCCATTAAGAGAACCGAAGATCATTCTTCCATCCTGTAAGCGCCACCTTGAATTTTCGGAGAAATTGGATCGCTTCATTAAGCGCTTGATCTCGCTGAAATTTTCAAATGTTTGCTTATCCCTGTTAAATTTAGTGAGCCCGCCTTCACTGCCGATCCATAAATTGCCATTGTTATCTTCCTGAATGGACAAGATGATGTCTGAAGGCAATCCGTCGATGGTGCTATAGATTTCAAAAGCGACCGGAAATCCTTTGTGGTCCGTACTATCAATCCGGGTAATCCCACCGCCGAAAGTCCCGATAAAAGTCTCGCCCGATTGTGTAGTACAGATATCCATGATATCATTGGCTCCGATACTGTTCGAATCGCTGTTATTTCTCGTATATATTTTAAAATCTATATCCTGAGGCCTTTTAAAATCGGCATCGAACATGATAAACCCGAATGTAGTACCCACGCAGATATTTCCATGTTTGTCTTCCGATATGATCCTTACCCGGTCAGCATGGTTGAAGGGAAACCGGGTAAGATCGTTGAGATGGTTGATAACCCGCCCTTCACCGGAAGAGAGGATCAGATTAAGCCCTCCCCCGTAAGTGCCTATCCATATATTTTTGTTTTTATCTTCGAAGATGGAATATACATCATTGCTGTTCAATGAGTATCTGTCGGAAGGATCATTACAGAAATGGTGTACTTCAAAACTGTTCCCTCCATTTCTGCGGATAAGCTTATAGACACCCTCCCCTTTTGTGCCAATCCATATATTTTGCTCCGAGTCTTCAGTAATACAATAAGCTATTCCGTTCAGGGGCGTACCTCTCCCAATTTCTCCCTGTTGCGTGAGAATACCTTTCTCATTCAATCCGGCATCATAGACATGTATCTTACCATCTTTCGTGGCTGCCCAGATATTCCCGTAAGAGTCTTCAAAGATGGGACGGACTTCGTTACTGATTGTCGAATTATCGTTATCACTGATTGATAAGGCTTTGAAGCTGGAATCATCATAGAAGATCACTTTCTCCAAGCCGGGTGAGCGGGTGCACATCCACAAATTGCCCTGCCTGTCGGAATAGGCAGAATGCAACATATTGGAAAACAGAGATCGGGGAGAAGAGGGTTCATTATAGAAGGGGATAAGCTTCTCTTCCGTTTTGTCATACAGGGAGAATCCCCCTCCTCTGGGATGAACCCATAAACGGTTTTCCCTGTCTTCGAAGATAAAAAAATTAGGCAGGAAAACAGAGGAAACAGCGCTTTCCACATAAGGTGTGTAATGAAAATATTTTCCGGTATAGGGATTGAATTTTGAAACACCCAGCCTATCGGTCTCCAACCAGATATTTTTTGAACTATCGACATAGGCTGTCATTATTTCATCGAATTGCATTGCCGGAAAAGTTCTGCTATTGTACACATCCATTCTGCCGTCGTGAGTAGTGTATATAACAAAGCCGCTGTGGTTGGAGAGGATAAGGATCTTCTCGGAAGAGAGCTCCTGTATGGAAATAATATCGGATGTCAGTTCGGTGGGAAGTTCCTCAAATGTACCCCGTTTTTGGTCATATACCCATACAACTCCTTCTCTTGAACCGAACCAGAGTTCATCGCCGAATTCCATTACACTGAAAAAGGGAGTCTCCTCTTTCAAGCTGCCATCGGACAATGAATGGAAATAAAAGAGGGAGCCGGCACCATCTGCAGGTAGACAGGTCAATCCTTTATCGGTGAGGATCCACGAGTTCTGGTGCATATCTTCATAGATGGTATGCACAAAATCTCCGCTGAGATTACGATCCCGGATACTATATACCTCTGCATTGAACAGGGAATCCATGATTGAAATACATCCTTCTTTTTCCGATAAAAGCCAGACCTTTCCGCTTTCGGTAGGAATAATCTGGGATACGTAATAGTTTTTATCTTTATAGGCTTCTATGGAGTTTGTCCCCATAAAAGATTCCGTATCTACATTAAACCGGTATGCCCGGTTATCATAAGAGAGAACCCATATATTGTTGTATTTATCTTCATACAATCTGTCGACCCTGCTGCTTCGCGATTCGAATTGACCCGATGGTAAATGGTATGTGGTAAATGTGTAACCGTCAAATTTACTCAATCCATCCCAGGTACTGAACCACATAAAACCTTTACAATCCTGCAGGATATCAGTGACGGTATGTTGGGGAAGTCCGTCCTCAGAGCCGTAATGCACGAAGTAGGCAGGGGGTTGGGACATGACGGTTCCTGTACCGAGAAGGAATATTGATAAAAAGAGGAATACTATTTTCAACTTTGTTTTCATTCTATTGCCAGAATCACAAGGATTAACAACAACTGATTCAATTTTCCGAGACGCATCTTATATTCTCCAAAATAGTGAAAGCCGAGAGAAAAACTAAACTTGCTTAAGTTTTCCGAGGCGCATCTTATATTCTTCAAATGTAGCGAAAATAATAGCAAACCCATGTTAGGATGGGTTAAAAACTCGTTAAAGTATAGACACCTTACTCCCAAAAATCGGAACCTAACACTTTTTCCTTGGAATAATTTTGAGTTTTTGTATCTGTGAGTTGATGTGACCACTTTACCCGTGCCCCCGTAGGAGCACCTTCCCCGCGATTGCCATATTCCACAAAACGGGCTGTGGATTCATTCTCCTCGTTATTCCAGTTATTCCACCCTTCGGGTTTAATGACATTGCCAAGTTCACATTCTATAAAAGCCACATGGGCATAAGGCCGCCACGGACGACCGAGATAGAATGAATTTGCCTGCTCTCCGGTTACCCTGCATTTATGGAAAACATATCCAAAAGGAGCATTTTGCGGTGTGGAGGCAGCTGTCACATATCCGTTCCCCTTACATACAATTTCACACTCTTCGAACCAGGCTGTAGAAGCACCGAAAATAAAGTCAACCGTCCCCTCTATGTAACAATTGGAATAGTACTGACGGCTGAACGCTTTATGTGTATAAAGCGTATCCTGAAAACCGAGAAATCGGCAATTGTGAAAACGTGCCCGGTCACTTCGGACGATAATCGCTACTGCCTGTCCGACGGGTCCCGCGGCATTTTCGAATGTTATATTTTCCGCCCTGAAGAGATCGGGACAAACATACACGCTTGCCGAACCCGACGTGCCTATTTCATCGCCGAAAGGACTCTTCTTCGATGCATAGTTATTATACGACAGAATGGTTCTGTACCTGTTCTCTCCAACAAGGGTAAGATCCTGCTTCGTATCGGGAATAATGATCTTTTCGCGATAGATGCCATTGCGGATAAAAATGCGGGTAGGCCGTTTCCGGAAATCAGGAACGGCATTGACCGCCTCCTGTACCGTCCTGAAGTCACCTGTCCCATCCCGGGCTACAACGATATCATAATCGGACCTGTAGATGACAGCCGGTTCGTCAAAGAGCTTCCACAAAAAGTTGGCCATCAGGTTGACAGTAGAGAGATGCCACGGGTGAAAAAGCCAGAATGTGTGGGGCGTATCTTCGAAAGTATGTTTCTCGGAATAGATGCCAAGGCTGTCCAGACGGCGAATATGCTCATCACGCCCGTTGTGGAACCGGGGGATGGAACTATTGATAAAACAGACCGGTGCGGAATGGCTGCCTACCCAATAGAGTGCCGAAGCATCTTTCCAGGCTTCCGGTTTTTCGCTGTATGTCCCGTTTAACCATAATGCATCTGCCGGCACCTTATTTCCTTCGCTTTTTACCTTTTCCGCCCTGACGACGGTTTCTTTTTCAATAAATGTAGAGATACCATCGATATTAATGATGGCTTTGATAAGATTATCCCTGTTCTTTGTACCTATCAGCGCTGCCAGTTGTCCTCCGGCAGAACATCCCGATACCGCAATTTTACCGGCATCGAAACCATACTCTTCGGCATTGCGGCTTATCCATGAAACGGCATCGTTCAGATCATCCACAGCAGCGGGATAGAGCTGCTCCGGCGAAAGTCGGTATTCTACCGTAACCGTTGCAAATCCTTTTTGTGACAGATGTATAGCCAATGCCTCCTGCATATCGGGAGAACCGGAGTTCCATCCACCACCATGAATCATCAGTACTACCGGATAATTATGCTCATCTGCAGGGCGATACACCGACAACCGCAATTCCCGGTCGCCATATTTCGTATCCCGGATAGTCTTGTAAATGATATCCGGATAGACAACCATTTCGTGGGTACTCTTTGCCTCCGCTATCCGGATAAAGGGAAACCGTTTCACCTCTTTTTGATACGAACTTTGAAGGGTGTAGCCCGTGTCACGTGGCAGCCCGTTTATCACTACTGTCTGAGCAGTGAGGGGCAAAGTGCTGAAAACAACGAAAAACAGTATCCGGATTATCTTCATATACTTCTATTACTCTACCTCAAACCAATCGATAATGGCTCTTCCGCCATCGTTATTCTTTACAGGACGCGAACAGACAAATCCCATTTTTGCCCCTATCCATTTGCCTTCTTTCGCAGTGAACGGTTTCCCGAGCGCATGGAAGGATCTGCCATCAGTACTGTAGCTAAACAGGCACAGTGCGTCGGGCGTCACACTAACCCTGAAAAACAGGGTAGAATCATTCAACGACACCTGTTCGTTCACCGTTTCCTTACCTCCTCTATCGGCCTTTAAGCATTCATTCTGGGAAAGGACAAATCCTTGTTCCGTTTTCTCGAAGGACAACAGAGCATAATCCATCCCCATCACTACAAAGCCGAATCTCTCACCGCTGATCGAGACCGACGGACGGAACGTTACCCTGGCGGTGGCTGTAAACCGGTTCGAAGGGAATTTTTGCAACAACAGGTTAGGAATATCCCAGAGACTGACATAATCATCGGGTACAGGAACGGAATACAACTGCAACGTCCCGGTACCGGCATCTGCGAAATGCCACCAGTCCATAGGATTGGCATGCCATTGCCATTGCAATCCCAACATGCCTGAGTCGAATTGATCGCTCTCGGCAGGTGTTACGATTGGATGGTTTCCGCCCACACGCGGCTTACGATAAGTGCCAACGGGCTCTCCCCAACCCTTGTTATCTCTATCGATCCCGATGACCGGCCAGTCATTTTTCCAGACCATGGGTTGCAAATGGACAATACGCCCGACCGCACCGGCATCCTGAAAATGGTAGAACCAATCTTCCCCCAGAGGCGTATCTACCCAGGCACCCTGATGTGGGCCGTTGACATCGGTATTTCCTTGTGCCATGACCACCTTACGCTCATACGGGCCAAATACATTCTTTGAACGCAATACAATCTGCCAGCCGGTCGCGACACCGCCCGCAGGAGCAAAAATATAATAATAACCATTCCGTTTATGGAATTTAGGCCCTTCCACAGTAGGATCATTTTCATGTCCATCATAAATGATCCTGCCGGGAGAAACAGCCTTGGTTCCTTCGCTGTTCATCTCCGCAATAGAGAGTACACTCTTTATCCCTGCCCGGCTTCCTGCATAGGCATATACCAGATAAGCGTTCCCGTCATCGTCCCACAGCGGGCATGAGTCGATCAATCCTTTTCCGGCCTTTACCAATACCGGATCACTCCACGGACCCGCAGGATTTTTCGTCTTAAGCATATAAATTCCGTAATCGGGATCACCATAATAGATATAAAACTCACCGTTATGGTGACGGATCGACGGTGCCCACACCCCATTCCCATGCTGAGGAAGGGAAAAAACGGAATCCGGTTTCAACCGGTCTATGGCATGGCCTATGATTTTCCAGTTCACCATATCCTTCGAATGCAGTATGGGTAGCCCCGGAACAGCATTAAAACTCGATGCGGTCATATAATAATCATCTCCGACACGACATACGTCGGGATCAGAATAATCGGCAAACAGAATGGGATTGTTATAGGTTCCATCCCCTAAATCGGCTACCCAGGATTTCGATATATCCTGCTGACCGTATGATGACATCACCAAACAGCACAGAATAAATACCAAAGCACTATTTCTCATTATTTTCAGTTGTTGTTTAATTATTATTCAAATTTACTTTGCAAAAGTAGATGTTTGCTGCGCCCGACATAGTAAAAACAAGTTTTTCATCTGTACTCGCTTATCGCAAGCATTCAATTGAGTAAACGATCCAAATAGGGTAATTACTGATATTTTATCTCCGATTTATCCACTTCAGATGCTATTTCAATCCGGTTTTCCGGCAGACCGGAGAGATATATGCCGGCGTTCTTGCTACCGGTTATCCGGGCTACCTTACCCGATTCATTGAGTTCAAAAACGAGATTCTCACTTCTGAAATTCTTCACATTGTTGAATAAGTAGGCAGACCCCTCTTCC
This window of the Proteiniphilum saccharofermentans genome carries:
- a CDS encoding glycoside hydrolase family 43 protein, which encodes MRNSALVFILCCLVMSSYGQQDISKSWVADLGDGTYNNPILFADYSDPDVCRVGDDYYMTASSFNAVPGLPILHSKDMVNWKIIGHAIDRLKPDSVFSLPQHGNGVWAPSIRHHNGEFYIYYGDPDYGIYMLKTKNPAGPWSDPVLVKAGKGLIDSCPLWDDDGNAYLVYAYAGSRAGIKSVLSIAEMNSEGTKAVSPGRIIYDGHENDPTVEGPKFHKRNGYYYIFAPAGGVATGWQIVLRSKNVFGPYERKVVMAQGNTDVNGPHQGAWVDTPLGEDWFYHFQDAGAVGRIVHLQPMVWKNDWPVIGIDRDNKGWGEPVGTYRKPRVGGNHPIVTPAESDQFDSGMLGLQWQWHANPMDWWHFADAGTGTLQLYSVPVPDDYVSLWDIPNLLLQKFPSNRFTATARVTFRPSVSISGERFGFVVMGMDYALLSFEKTEQGFVLSQNECLKADRGGKETVNEQVSLNDSTLFFRVSVTPDALCLFSYSTDGRSFHALGKPFTAKEGKWIGAKMGFVCSRPVKNNDGGRAIIDWFEVE